TAGACAATCCCCCAGAGCAGTTCCAGCCCATCCTGCTCTATGGTGTGACCGGCAGCGGCAAGACAGCGGTCTACTTCGCTGCCATGCAGGCCGCGCTCGATCGCGGCAAGGCCGCTATTCTGCTGGTACCGGAGATCGGCCTCACCCCCGCCATGGCCGCGCAGCTTTACGCAGCCTTCGGATCGCAGGTAGCCCTGCTGCACTCGCAGCTCTCGCCCGACGAGCGCGCCGAGCAGTGGCATCGTATTCGCCGCGGCGAAGCTCCTATCGTCGTCGGTACACGGTCGGCCATCTTCGCTCCGGCGCCGAACCTCGGGCTCATCCTCGTAGACGAAGAGCATGACGGCAGCTACAAGCAGGAAGAAACGCCGCGTTACCATGCACGCGACACGGCCATCATTCGCGCCCGCCTGAACGGCGCGGCTATCGCTCTCGGCTCCGCCACGCCATCGCTCGAGAGCTGGCACAACGCCCAGCGCGGCAAGTATGCGCGCGTCGAAATGCCGGATCGCGTCTCCAACCGCCCACTGCCCGAGGTCGAGCTCATCGATATGCGCGCCGAGTTCCAGCAGACCGGCGCGGACCAGATCTTCTCGCGCACGCTGATCGAAGAGACCCGAGCCACACTGGAGCGCGGCGAACAGGTCATCATCCTGCTCAACCGCCGTGGCTACAGCTTCGTAGTGATGTGCCGCTCCTGCGGCGAAAAGATCGAGTGCCAGAACTGCGCCATCGCCATGACCTATCACAAGCATGGCCGCGCCGATGAGATGGACGATCACGCACGGGCCGGGCAACGTCTGGAATGCCACTACTGCGGCTTCCGCCGTACCGTCCCGCAGGTCTGTCCGCACTGCCAGTCAGAACACCTCTACTACCTGGGCGCAGGTTCACAGCAGGGCGAAGAGCGGCTGGCCGAGATCTTTCCCAACGCGCGCATCGGCCGCATGGACCGCGACACCGTGCGTGGCCGTGCGGACATGGAACGCCTGCTCACCCGGCTGCACTCCGGCGAGATCAATCTCCTGGTCGGCACACAGATGATCGCCAAGGGACACGACATCCACGGTGTCACGCTGGTCGGCGTTGTCGGCGCCGACTTTGCTCTCGGGCTGCCGGACTTCCGCGCTGCAGAGCGTGTCTTTCAATTGCTCACCCAGGTCAGCGGCCGCGCCGGACGCGGCGACAAACCAGGACGCGTCGTGGTGCAGAGCTATCATCCCGAGCACTACGCCATGAAGTTCGCGCAGCAGCATGACTTCCACGCCTTCGTGCAGAAAGAGCTGCAGTACCGGCGATGGATGCACTATCCCCCATTTACGGCGCTGGCAAACCTGGTCATCCAGTCTGACCATCTGGAGCAGGCAGCGGGATGGGCAGCAACGCTCGGGCGCTTCCTGGAGAAGATGTCTCTGCCGAAGGTGCGCATCATCGGTCCGGCAACAGCTCCGCTCTCTCGGATCAAGAGGATCTATCGTTTCCACTTTGTGTTGAAGTCAGAGAGTCGTGCGGCGTTGTCCGAAGCGCTGAGGGCCATGCTCGCGCATGCAGCCGAACAACAGATACCACGCGCGGCACTGATCGCCGACGTCGATGCGGTTCACTTGATGTAAATCGGGAATCGTTTCAGGACATATGCGTGGCTAAAACTGGTGGGAGCAGCGGGCTTCAGCCCGCTGATACAGGCTCAACAAGTAAATGGGCTTTAGCCCTGGGCCTTCTCTGCGCGTCAGGAGAAGGCCCAGGGCTAAAGCCCATTTCTATATTGAACCGATAGACCGTGGGCTAAAAGCCCACGGCTCCCACCGGATCGAGCTCCCGCTCGATACTCCCACATAAGCTCCGCGTATGTGGGGCACCCGGTGTATGGGTCTAATTCAGATTCCTCGAACGCCCTACCGTCCCCATGTAATGCGCGAGAACTCAGCCACCAGGCTTGCATCGGCGAAGGGCTGCAGCGAGAAACAGAGCAGGAAGATCACACCGCAGACAGCAATCACGCCAACCTGCCACGGCTCCATCTCATCGTCGAGCGGAACATTCGGATGTTTCATTGCGGGCAGCATCAAGAGCATTGCCCATAACAGCCAACCGATCCAGTAAACAGTTCCCAGCAGCATAAGCACGCCAATGGTGATCTGCGTACCAATGTGGTGTGCTTTGGGAGAGATGGCGTAAAGGATATGGCCGCCATCAAGCTGTCCGGCAGGGATGAGGTTGACGGCAGTGATCAGCACGCCTACCCAGCTTGCCACCACCATCGGGTGCGGAACGATGTTATAGATATCCGGCAGCGAGTGATTCGCTCCCTGCAGCAGCACATGAAAGATCTGCAGCAGTAGCGGCGGATTGAACCGAACGATTGAAGAAGCAACGGGCTCCGGCCTGGAGTTCGCCAGGCCCACCCATGTGGTGACGATTGCAACCAGGAAGCCCGCAATCGGGCCCGAAGCTCCGATCAACAGCAGTGCGCGGCGGGAGCGGATGCGCGACCGCAATCGGATCACGGCGCCCACCGTGCCACTGAGTGTCGGCGCCGGTAACAGATACGGCAGCGACGCACGCACGCCCACATAACGGCAGGCAGCATAGTGCGCGAACTCATGCGCCAGAAGAATGGCCAGAAGCGTCAGGGAGAACGGCAGCCCCAGCGGTAGAAGGTTCAGATGCCCAGCGATCCACACGTGGGGAACGATATCTTCGCTGCTGGTCAGTGGCGGCTTGCCCTGATTGAAGTTGACCATGTAGCGCATGCCGAGCGCCGTAGTCGTGAACAGGGTCAAGAGAAACAGCAGCAGGTGCACCCAGATGGGCGAGGATGCCGGACGCCGCGCAGCACTTACCTGTGGTGTCTCAACAACGGGTTCGGCAACAGGATTCAGGAGGCCGGCACTCATAGAACCACAAGCTTCCTATGGCTGCAGCGACGCCTGGAATGCCCAAACTCAGCCAATGACCTGAAGGTCCTTGCCGGGCTTGAAGCGAACTGCTTTTCCTGGAGTAATGCTGACCTCGGCGCCAGTCCTGGGATTACGGCCGATGCCGGTCTTGCGCGGGCGCACGTTGAAGACACCGAAGCCGCGAAGTTCAATCCTGTCTCCGGCTGCCAGAGTCTGCTTCATGGCATCGAAGATAGTGTCGACAGCCGCCTCGGCTTTCGTCCGGGGAAGGCCGGTTCGATCCACAATCCGCTGAATGAGATCTTGCTTGATCAAGAAGGATTGCCTCGCCGCCATGGAATTCTGCACGGGCTCGGAAAGACGCCATATGCATGTGCTGATGGTAGAAAGCGTTGAAAAGATTGTCAACGCGCAGCCCGTCCCGTAAGATTGCCTTTTCCGGCTCCCTTTAAAAGGGGCCTGGAATTTGTTATCGAAGGAGATTCACCCCAGACATGTCCATCAAGAGCGACCGCTGGATTCGGCAGCAGGCCATCGAACACGGAATGATTCGCCCGTTCAGCGAGAAGCAGGTACGGGAAGGCGTTATTTCCTACGGACTGTCGTCGTACGGCTACGATCTCAGGGTCTCCGATGAATTCAAGATCTTTACCAACGTCAACTCGGCCATCATCGACCCAAAGCAGTTCGATGAGCGTTCGTTTGTGACGGTACAGGCGGAATCTGTCATTGTTCCGCCGAATTCCTTTGCGCTGGCACGATCGATTGAGTACTTCAAAATCCCCCGTGACGTACTGACTATCTGCGTTGGTAAGTCTACGTACGCTCGATGCGGCATCATCGTCAACGTGACGCCGTTCGAGCCTGAATGGGAGGGTTTTGTGACCCTTGAGATCTCAAATACAACCCCTCTGCCGGCGCGCGTCTACGCCAATGAGGGCCTTTGCCAGATTCTCTTCTTCCAGTCGGATGAACGCTGCGAGGTCAGTTATGCCGATCGCGGCGGAAAATACCAGAACCAACAGGGGATTGTCCTACCGAAACTCTAAGGTTCATCCACTGGTCTCTGTTGTCGTTCCCAGGCAAAGCACGAATTTCCTCGTGTTGTGCCCGCAGCCCTTGTTGAGTAGAAATCACTGCGGAAATATGACACTAGCGTCCAAGAATCACCCTTTCCGTTTGGGTCTGATGACGACGGATCTCGTACGCCTTGCCGGCCTCGAGGCAATCTTCGAATCATCGAGGATTGAAGTCGTCCGAATCGCGATCCCCGGCGGCTTCCGAGAGGACGAGATCTCCGTCCTCATCATCGACTCTCAGGCAACGGAGCATCCGTTCGTCCTGCTGGCATCCCTCGCACGCACGCATCCCTCGCTGCTCACCATGGTTCTGGGTGATCGCACGGATCAGGAATATGTCGAAAAGGTCATCGCTGCGGGTGCGCGCGGTTATCTGACCTACTCCGCGTCAGAGCGAGACTTCCAGATGGCGATCGATGCCGTACGTGAAGGCTCCATCTGGGCGCCCCGGAAGGTACTGGCGAAACTCATCAGTCAGGCTCCAACCAACAGCCGAACTACCCCTG
This genomic window from Terriglobus albidus contains:
- the priA gene encoding replication restart helicase PriA, which encodes MSRFADIALPVPLDRPFTYAVNGVVPAVGARVLVPFSGQKLMGIVVKVHDTPPPPEVETKPIQQVLDADAVLSPEQMELAGWISSYYLAPLGEVLRGMLPLMAEVRRDITYRISETGRTILYQGAELGSSRRSKLSPEDQNREYAVLNLLEAGDALRPGRIRSSTGANKALLEGMVRKKWLVRETVAEQRDARRMERVAVLVPDARLPKLNANQMRLLSELAAVNGRMKLTDLRGLPVPQTTLGTLVRRGLVTIEEVPENFHLGAVHAPGKKHAHEHTLNPQQQAAADAIIAALDNPPEQFQPILLYGVTGSGKTAVYFAAMQAALDRGKAAILLVPEIGLTPAMAAQLYAAFGSQVALLHSQLSPDERAEQWHRIRRGEAPIVVGTRSAIFAPAPNLGLILVDEEHDGSYKQEETPRYHARDTAIIRARLNGAAIALGSATPSLESWHNAQRGKYARVEMPDRVSNRPLPEVELIDMRAEFQQTGADQIFSRTLIEETRATLERGEQVIILLNRRGYSFVVMCRSCGEKIECQNCAIAMTYHKHGRADEMDDHARAGQRLECHYCGFRRTVPQVCPHCQSEHLYYLGAGSQQGEERLAEIFPNARIGRMDRDTVRGRADMERLLTRLHSGEINLLVGTQMIAKGHDIHGVTLVGVVGADFALGLPDFRAAERVFQLLTQVSGRAGRGDKPGRVVVQSYHPEHYAMKFAQQHDFHAFVQKELQYRRWMHYPPFTALANLVIQSDHLEQAAGWAATLGRFLEKMSLPKVRIIGPATAPLSRIKRIYRFHFVLKSESRAALSEALRAMLAHAAEQQIPRAALIADVDAVHLM
- a CDS encoding site-2 protease family protein, whose product is MSAGLLNPVAEPVVETPQVSAARRPASSPIWVHLLLFLLTLFTTTALGMRYMVNFNQGKPPLTSSEDIVPHVWIAGHLNLLPLGLPFSLTLLAILLAHEFAHYAACRYVGVRASLPYLLPAPTLSGTVGAVIRLRSRIRSRRALLLIGASGPIAGFLVAIVTTWVGLANSRPEPVASSIVRFNPPLLLQIFHVLLQGANHSLPDIYNIVPHPMVVASWVGVLITAVNLIPAGQLDGGHILYAISPKAHHIGTQITIGVLMLLGTVYWIGWLLWAMLLMLPAMKHPNVPLDDEMEPWQVGVIAVCGVIFLLCFSLQPFADASLVAEFSRITWGR
- a CDS encoding HU family DNA-binding protein, translating into MIKQDLIQRIVDRTGLPRTKAEAAVDTIFDAMKQTLAAGDRIELRGFGVFNVRPRKTGIGRNPRTGAEVSITPGKAVRFKPGKDLQVIG
- the dcd gene encoding dCTP deaminase, translating into MSIKSDRWIRQQAIEHGMIRPFSEKQVREGVISYGLSSYGYDLRVSDEFKIFTNVNSAIIDPKQFDERSFVTVQAESVIVPPNSFALARSIEYFKIPRDVLTICVGKSTYARCGIIVNVTPFEPEWEGFVTLEISNTTPLPARVYANEGLCQILFFQSDERCEVSYADRGGKYQNQQGIVLPKL
- a CDS encoding response regulator transcription factor, giving the protein MTTDLVRLAGLEAIFESSRIEVVRIAIPGGFREDEISVLIIDSQATEHPFVLLASLARTHPSLLTMVLGDRTDQEYVEKVIAAGARGYLTYSASERDFQMAIDAVREGSIWAPRKVLAKLISQAPTNSRTTPEPPEFTPRELQVLELLTAGRSNREIGLSLDIDESTVKAHVGRLMRKVGVANRISLTMFAMQHLFPISGRKNR